The following DNA comes from Bombus pascuorum chromosome 3, iyBomPasc1.1, whole genome shotgun sequence.
atttagaaattctcTTACGAATTATCTTTGTTTACTTTTCGAAGTCTACCCTTTCTTTCATTACGATCAGGTATCCTCGTTGGCAAACATTGTCCTATACATATAGACTTCAAAACATTGAATGAAAAGGTCAATCGATTAACAAAGCACCgttagaaagagagagagagagagagagagagaggggggagggagagagtaaagatgaagaaaatcgataaaaaggCTGAGAACGCGTTTTCGCAAGATTCCGGTGAAGCGTGATCAAGAGCAGGTAGTCGAAGAAATAgtgaaacgaagagaaagtaCGTGATCCGGAAGCTAGTACCGCCTATTGGAAGATCTAGCTATTATACGATGCGTCGTCCTCTAGGAATTGAGTCGACTGACCCCTTGGCGGCTAAGACCGTGCTTTACTTTGCCTTCTCGGAGAACCCATCCGAGGAAGAAcggtatttttattcaaatttcattcgatcCGTTCTCGAACTTTCCCTCTACCCATCTCAGCCGGGATCGTATTATGCGGCTTCCCTCCAGTAAAATCGTCTCGCTCTAATGCCGAGACTTTgcaaatttattctatttgcCAAAAGCCGATCGTCGCTGTTATAAATTCGAATCTTCGTCCTTGACTCTGTTCGATGTTCGTCATTGCATTACTACGTTATGTGTGGTGTCTTATGTTCACCATGATCGTATCTGGACGATTCATCCGACGAATTAACATCATGGCAAGCACATATTCCACGTATCTACAGTTTCTCGGATTAATATTCAAGCCACTACACTATCCTTGACTTTATTGCTTTGCACACGAATGGCTCgctgaaatatcatttttaattatatcacatttaaaattaaattttgaataaattacaaaaacaaATGAATGATTATCAGAAGGGATAGACACGAgtcaataaaaaaagaataaagataagAACAAGAACAGCGTGGTCTTTAGTTCGTGAAGAGATAATACTTTCAGCGGTCATGTACACGATAAGAGTTGCAAGTGCCGTAGCAATGTCAGCGCTGAGTTATCGTCTGGTTATTTACTGCGAAATCGACCCACGCTTTGCCAAAGTCGTTCGGTAGCCAGAGTAAGGTGGTGATGGGGCTTAAACGAGAGCGGAACGACAGCCAAAACAACAAATATGGACGCCATGCTTTGAATAGGAAAGGAATGAAGTCGAAACACGATCTATCGTTACCATCGCCTCTACGTGTAGaagtgtatatacatattttcgaGCTGACAATGAGCTGTgtattgctttttttttttattttattttggttattttacaatttgtccttatggacatttggtaaagtgttatattttattggtgaagaaaaaaaaaaataaaataaaaataaatatagcatgtgggtggctacccccagcggggtgccagcttcgtttttttccaagttatatcttttatgtagcTGTGTATTGTAGCAAATAGTATCGTTTCAGAAAAATTGATctaaagaaaatgtaaatgttagAATTGTAGAACAGAAATACGTTGCGTGAAGTATAAAAAGATTAGGAtcgcaaaatattttgaaataggacaagaaaacgaaagaagacgATAAAAGAGAACGGAATAGAACAAGCCGCGAGCATTTGTTGCGACGGTAGTTGCAGCACGAGAAGAGTTGCTAATGATTCGCTAACGAGATACGTGCTCGGTCTGTTTCGtagcgaaacgaaagaaaaaccgACTACCTCAGAAATAAGAGAGAAGATCTCTTCCTCTCGAGACTTCCTCTCTATACCACCGCTGACGAGCTTTGTCTTTATTTCGTTGTCTCTTCCTATGATTTCTTTCCTCTGCTTCTCTCCTTATTTCGTCGTATATACTAGCAGTTGCTGCATACCTATCCTGTCTATCGCATTCTGCGAATATGATACTTAAACGTTATTAACACATTGTTTAAATGATTGTTCGTAGCAAGATCGTAACAATTATTATAgctaacgatatataaaagtCTGATAAAAGTCAAATACCGATTAAGCATTACCATTAAATTTGACAATTTCGTATCGATGTAAGATGATATTAGGATTGCTCGAAACGAACGATTATTCACCTAAATATTTATGCGTTGCAGACCTAAATTAACTGGCGACCAAATTGCAAAATCCCTGGTGAGAATATATCAACGAGAAGCGATAGTCTTCGTATATGTCAGCTTCCTCGATGGAACGATTTTTCCTCTTCTCCCGACTTTCTTCCCTCTTCTTCGCATTACTACCCCTCAGTCCTCGATCTAGGCTAGTTTTATTTCCAACCGCTTTACCTTCGAACTTTTATTTACGTGTCACCGGAAAAGCGTTCTCGTGTCTCAACATAGACGGGACCACTCTCTGACGCTGCATCTGCACGGATATTCCGATGCCTATAGTTTTCAAAGGCCGCGTTTCCATTAAAGTCTTGCCAACCAAGGATCTTTGCAAATCTATCGAGTAGATCTTTGTCTGCGAATATGCATTTACATCTtgatcgatgaatttttccatGTTACACGCTACGATATTCTTTCGTATACGTCAATTCCGTATTCGAGATTTTGGATAACATTTATCTTTATCGCGACATATCGGTTCCGTCGATAATAATCGTTAGAACATTATCTATATTTcggaacaaaaacaaaacagtAACGCGTCAAATGTTTCAGATACGTCTGATGgcttttaaattttcgttcTTCCATGATTAAATGACGAATATTCCGATATACGATCAGGAATCATTCACGTTTTCCTCAATGCCATTCAATGGATATTCGTATTCATTTGTTAAGACGTGTGCAGTGAATATGATTTTCTGTCGGTATCATGACTGAATCCGATCGCTACGCGATGTTGCCATCTCCAATGCTTTAATGGTTTAATGCTTATAAAGCGAGTTATTACTCAATAGTtggtaaaataaattcttttcgttctttttttttttttttttttatgttaatacatattaaaacTATCTTGTAATATACTGAAACTGAACCATAAATGATTCTCTCTTTCAAAGGGGAACTTTCGCTGACGAATTTTGAATATACGTATGTCTCTTAGAATTTTTAGGTCTCGTTTATTCCCATTTCTTTTAAGACTTTAAGACTAGGTCTGAATTAAGATAGGACTTTCAAGCCAATGTCTACGTTTCAGATCATCTATTTGATTCCTTATAATCGGTGTTTATACACAAATATTCCTTAATCCTGTTTTAAACTATGTAATATATCttccataaaaattcgagATTTTATAGCGCGTACctctctaaaaatatataattagttAAAATTTAACGTCTTAATAGttaaacatacatatgtatatataatacatatacatgtgtatgtttatttattttacaatgttCAGGTTTTTGCCTATAtcgttaaaaacaaaaattccaatttttctttttctctttctctttctcttaacAACAGCACATTTCGGGCTAACCATGTCCAACGTAACTTGACTTTGGTGGTCTTATGGGTACGTAGCACCCGGTAGTTCCTACTACGTGTCTGGATTATGATTTTACGGAAAAACAATAAGTGGCAAGCAACAGAGCGGCAAAACAAGTGACGGTTGAGCGacagaaaataaatcaaaccTATAGATTTATACGGAATAAGCCACACAGCTGAGCGATGAATTGTCACTCACCGTTTATCGGTATGATCTACTCTATATAAATCTATAGGTTAAGTTTATTTTCTGTCGCTCTACCGCTTACCACTTATCGCCCTCTTTTATAGTATCACGGACTAAAGCACGAAGACCGTTAGCGAAGTGTATATATGGATATATAACAAAAGCGGAATTTGATTTTATCGACTTCGGCAGGTGGATTGAATATAATTCGTATACTTACCGGTCTAAATCGTAGATGGCATCATTGACATAACGGAATGACAACATGCTGCAATAAATTACCTCGTCGGTGCCAAAACAAAACCTATACTTTTTTACACGATCGGTATTTCAGAACATATGACGCGAAGTCCTACAAAATGTTAGATCTATCTGTGTGTATTTAGTCAATGCTTATGGTAACCAACGCCCATGAATAAGTAACTATTCTTCCAAAGATATCTCAAAATGATTGTAAAAAATGTGATCGCGAGTGttaatttgttacttttattCTCAGTGGTAGGTAAGTATACGtgttttcgaataaaaattactttggcatattttattttacataaagaaTCGGTTCGTTCATTTTAAGGTTATGAATAAACTGCGGAGTTttgtgcaaatttatatttttgaaaacataGTTAAGAAAGTATAGCCTGAGTAAAAAGTTGTTATGtcaagtattataaaaaaaatactatactttgaacattttttatattttttcatagtaTACACATTCTGTGCaatttttcactttcaaaATCTCTATTACTGCAGAAAATTTCGCAGTCTAGTTATGAAACATTACTAagtttcgatcgattttttagttcgtttaaataaattttaggcACTCAAGCGATTCGTTGTTATCAATGTAGTAGTGACACTGACCCTAAAGGCGAAGATTTGTGTGGAGCGTacgaaaaatttgataaagacAAAAATATCGCTGTAGATTGTAACAGCGAAGAGTCATACATGCCTGGCACCTTCTGTGTTAAAATAACGCGTCAGAGTCCTCGTGGTTTTATTTGTAAGtgtactttttttaaattttgtattactaCATATTTAGCTCTTCTCAACAAGTTAAAACACGTGGTGCACTTACTACTACGTCCATTTGATAATTTCATTGCTGATCTAGTTcacatttgtttattatttcgatcaattttcGAAGGGGACGGTAGATGGCGACAAGTGATCCGTCGATGTTCTTCCGTTGCCAGTACTGGAGTCACGGGTGTTTGTAACTGGGGAGTATATGAAAATGGTGTATATTGGGAAGAATGTTCCTGTTCTGAAAATTCTTGCAATGCGGCATCAACTTTATCGTCATTTTCaataatcattttattgaGTCTCCCTATttcgattattatattctCTTTAAGATGACAATATAGAATACTAAGATAACATCACCGAGAATAAGGGAGATTCGAATGACTGGTTACGAACGTAACAGTATCATATAAAAAGTAACcttattttaacaaatgaaAGGAATCCGTCCAGAATTATATCGGAATATAATCCGTCCATTTTcaattactatataaatttatatgattaatatgtatatcataattttataagtaaGCAAGTCAATTTTTATcgtacatttttgtattaaattcagccctataattttatatttaattaagtgTAAATAATCTACTGTAACACTGAAAACTGCTGTATAATTACATACAATAAACTACATTCTTGGCATAAATCAACTTcattagtaatataatttcttctgAATCTGTATTTGTCTTTCAATCTTTCTCTTTACATACATTGCTCTTAGACCTTTTCGCCAATGATAATATTGACaactaacaaaaatttatgtagATGAGTGAACTTTTTACATAGGAAACGTGTTTGGATAATTGAGGTTCTGttacacaaaatatttcataggtaagtaaaattattaaagtattataatttaagatattattttataaaactttgttAGATGTTAGTACTTAACCCTCTGTGAAcaagaatattatttgcatCTTCCATGGGCAACCTgagtcatttataattaacttttttattattcttctgACTTCCAAAAAATCTCAAAAGATTGTAacatacttatttttattttttattacttaaaatacttattttattatttatttaaggagttgttaataaaaataaaaattcgaaggaaagttttaaaaaattagtaattagtttaaaaataaatatttttgcaatatataaatataaaagaaagttattaCATAGTTTCGAATTTCTTGTTATAATCTTTTAGAAAATTGCATGCACATTCGCAAGGAAGAAAACCTcatcgatttcgatgattttttaatatggaTGGTGGGCatgaaatcctcatggacatcCTACTCCGCTTTTCTGGGAAGCGGCGGGGCACTGTCGGACTTCACCGACTAAAACCCCACGGTGGATCGCCTGACACTGGGCTGGGATTCTCCAGGACCTCTTTCGAATTACTGCCGGAGCACTCCTGCGTCTTCTCCTATCTGAGGGAGTCATTCCTTGGTTAGTTCGGGCATTGGGGGGGACCACCATTCTCAACGCTATCCCCTGGGCCGTCGTGCAAGTTTAAGGAGATCCTGATCCTCCTCGGCGTGTTGGCCCCTTAATATAATGTTGTCTGCAGAAAGGCTATTTACAATTGTACCTGTttgaaattgtgaaataagATCTGCTTCTTTATTAAAACCAAacatcaaaataattttctttgcagAATTGGAAAAGctaaaataggaaatatatcataattaatattatatgagttaaaatattttcatttctattatttccaCAAATACAATCAGAATATACTTAGAAtggaataaaatgaatatttaatatgaaaatctgTAAATTCTTCTACATGTTCTGTATTCAAATGTTTTTTTGTAACAGCAGAACCCATAAACATTATTGCAACTTTATCTTTTGATGTTAAGAAACTGTACAAAATAACAAGTATTAATAATTcgaagtaaataatattaaatctaatttttatactaacattttttcaattaaatttatatttcaatttttatatttctggtGGTTTGACAAAacagtaaattaaaattattaatttttagcaGTGTTAGAAGCACATAACATTGATTGCAATGCAAACTCAgatgttatatttttgatatgaAAGTTGGTAACTATACTGCgaattttcatgcaaattcatattttttaaaatataattaaaaaagcagAACGTCGATAGGTATTGAAGGAAAATCCCAAAATTCAATATTGCTATCTTATTTCGAATTAAGCAGATTctgtaaaattttttcatataacagAGAATGAAGTTAAAAAAGGGTCGATAATTAAACTCcagaaaagatataaaacaaataatagtaTTTCGCTGGTTTAAGCAAAAGTTACTAGTTATGTGAAAAAAAACTGAACtggatattatattttaggtAGGCAGCCTTAGCTAGAAACCAATGAGTTAGAAACTATAACCAGAGAGGAAATCTTTCCTGTTTGATTGCACgctagcatatacaagaatctatctatttaatttcaatattaggGGTCTGTCCTGATTGGTTCCACACTAGGGTAAACAAGATCCTATTTAGTTCTACGCTAGAATAACCTATTTAATTGCACGGTTTTACGGAAAAGTTCATATCTACTTTTCTATCTGAGATAGATAAGTATGAGAATAACAAAATCGTGtaatgattaaatttaattgtctgagaatgagaaattaatcatttataatatttctttttagagAACAAAAGCAAATCCTTCCTTTCAAACGACAATGGATTAGTGCAATTatgcaataattttaataaaattctttatacacaatatatttaacaatttttaaattcgaaattaaatttattttccttgcgataatatttttattataagaaaacctaaatttcattttagtaGTAATTTTAGTAGTTGATAGTTTGTGAGTAATATTTCTGGCGCGATATATCTGTTTTACCTTTGTAttcgtttataaaaatgataaaaacagaAGCATAAACTAACTGTAGATAAGATTTGTCATCACAcatatttttctgatttttatcCATCTTACTTTCATTACTGAGTAAAGCTTATTTAATCCTCTGAATGTTAATCTATAGATTTAATCTATGAAggattataatacatattgaGATTGATAACTTAACGCAGATGTGCTTAATAGATTGCCTACCTGAGATTGTATCCAAAGTCCGCCTTTTGTTGAAATgcttaacattataaataacaatatgtaatgacacgagaaaaagagaaagaacaaTGGGCTAGTATGCTATGGTATATCATGTTCGTGTCTATTTTTATCACCTATTAAACAAATGTAAGCCTTAAGCTAAAGATCCATTGACAatcaaaaatgaaacaatttgcttcaatgtatttatataaaaccGTTCCCATAGGCAAGCTAGACTGGAAAATGATTTGAATAATtggttttatataaatatatggaaCCGTTTCCACTGAAGCCATGTTCGAGTGCCTTGAAAGCCGATTTAGCATGGAAATGtctcttttatatatatatatataaaatatatatataaaatatatataaaatatatatatatataaaatatatataatatatatatatatagtttattttggtttttacaatttggtaaagtattatatcttagttattaggaagaaaaaaaaataaaaataaaaatatagcatgtgggtggctacccccagcggggtgccatcttcgtgtttgctaggttatattttttatgagatCTATTGGGTGTTTGGAAATGTCTCGTGAGCAATTTTTCGGCAATGTCACAAAGGCCCCCCAAGCCCTTGCAACGCCTTGTAACCCAAATGCCAGGCATCTGTAACATCAACCATATCTCAGTCCGCATCGGGGACCAGGCGCTTCGGAATCGATGGGCTGATgacgaaaataaagatgtggcggctgttgtcacgtaatttcaaatgataatCAAAGATTCAGTAAAAAATTGGGTTTATTAGTAACagttatgttttttattacaagaaatcACAAGAAGAACTGTGTggacccgtctcgtaccatcaaggaggaaagctcggtgtgggtgtacccttttGAACTTAGAACGCGGGTTCGTCgtccacacttttcggtagaaaagtgagggtaatgatccgcgatgcccattggttaataaatgGAACGGTAAAGACAAAGAGGAGCCGATgcggctcgtgggcatccttgttcatgagAAAGGCCTATTATCTctccagacacccgctttctccgtaaacCGTAAATGTTTATGcgaagagaaatgaaactgaaCGGATTCGGTTTAGGGTATCTCCTTAGCCTTGTAGCGGGTCAGTGTGACAATGTTTAGGTCTTGGCGCCATGACCATGAGAAACTTCGCAGGGACCATCGCATCTGGCGTAACACACGACGGACAAAAATTCGATCCGTGACACTGTTACAGACGAAATGTCACGGAcgaaatccgactaaacaaagcgataagctAGCGAAATTCCAAGCACCTTAGCGCGAGTGACCATCGGAATAACATCCGATCACTGTatccgttctcagaaatatatgatcGAAGTCTTTTCCCACTTccacgaataaaagaatttaaatactctccctaaaatcatccaaggCAGCCTTGAAcagtcacgcctagagctcggaagtgtattgcaaacaagaaaaaaaaaataaagtttcttaaatttcttttttattttacgtgacacagCACTCGGTGACAATGTATGTCGACGAAACGAAGTGCCTGTcacgtaaataaaaaaagaaattttagaaaaaaaaaaagaaacttttatttttttcttgttttcgatacacttccgagctctaagcgTAACTGTTCAAGACTGACTGGGATGATTTTAGGGGGAGTAtctaaattcttttattcgtggaagtgggaaaaggcttcgatCATACATTTCTGAGAACGGATAAAGTGATCGGATGTAATACGATGGTCACTCGTGCTAAGGCGCTTGGGATTTCgctatcttatcgctttgtttagtcggatttcgTCTGTGACATGCCTAACGAACCCTCAaaatcccaacggtcctttcgcCGAATGATCGAGTAtgcctaacaaacgcgtggatagtggggatattgagGGATGACAAAGAAGGGAAATCGGATTCCGCCGAAGGTAGttgtaagagcttcagtcttgaAAAGTCGCGTCTAGAGTTCAGAAGTGAATTGTAGTTAGTGTAAACCAAGtactaagaaataaattttctctttttatttctttatttttatcttttatttttcgtcttcgatattaaatttctgcCTGGCACGTGTTACGCCAGATGCGATGGTCCTTGCGAGGTTCCTCGAGGTTCCTCGAGGTCTAGGCGCCAAGGCgcctcgttacactgacccgcaataaacccaaggaaccaccataaaccgaatctttttagcttaacttctattcatataagtattttcggtttatggatagTCCTTTGAACGGTCCTTGGGTTGGTTGCAcgctcttgctaattacggagaaagcagatgtgccttGGACAAGGCacaacaaggacacccataaGCCACATGTGCAGGAGACTTTttcctcgtattttatttattaacattggctataaccaatgggcatcgcggatcgttaccctcgctTTTCTACTGAAAAGTgagaacaacgaatccgcgttcttagtttaaaagggaacacccacaccgagctttcctcctaaatagtacgagacgggtccgGACAGTTCTTGTAATCCTTCTGTACGAAAAAAAACCTAAATGTGCTACTAATAAACCCAGCCGTTTACTGAACTAATCCtctatcatttaaaattacgtgacaatatctcctttttattttacgtgacacccTCACCGCATCCTAGTCCATACCACATTCGGTCGATTGCTACGCTATTGTTTCTGCTTGTCAGTTTGTAAACTTGTTACGATTAGCAAccaaaatttattcgaatgacgaataacaaaaaaagaataaacaataaatacaCAATTAACATTAAGCACTTAGTATCATAATGATGAAAAGTGCACATATTTGGTTGTTAATATTTGACAGAAAACTAAAAtctaatgattttatttatgtttttcaaCGTATCTAAaacattttcttgttttttactattatttaaacaTCTGAAAAATAGTTTGTATCTATTTAATCATGAAACATTCCAatttacaaacaaataaatttaataaatatacaaataaataacagaTAGCAAATTTCAAtcataaatagtaaataatttatatcattatgATGCATGACTCACTCATTAGAAAGGTTCAGATCTATTTGTTGTTTCTACTAACATGGGTCATATGCGGCGGATCCGATGACTCTGAAGGGACGTGTACATCATAAAGCAGCAGTCCCTCAAAAAGTTTTCCCGCAATCTTGTGAAGGCCCTTTCTTCAACGACATAACAGTTTTCGCCTGCTCTCAAACGAAAGGACAGCGCTTCCGCTCAGCTCTATACTGTAAAACCGACAAAGTgccttaaaaaatattcatgctAATATAATTGACATGCCGAGTGCCAAAAGTTAATGTTAAATCTGAATGGTGTATAgaatacatattaaaatataaggGAAAGGGAATATTCTCTTGTTTTCtctaacaaaaatattgtaagGTAGATCAGAGACATGTTTAATATAATGATGAGGTCAACttctaacatttaatttttaccgAAAATGGTTACATCAATATGTAATGGAGGCTCTACTCTATCTGACTATTTTTTCTCCGTGAAAACTTCGCGTATTTTCAGCAGCACGTTTGGTGGGAGTATTGTTATCAGGGTATGTTGGTGATGAAACGGGTTTATGACACCAGCAATTTGCTATTGAGGCCATACTGAAAAACTCTAAAGAATCATGCCTTA
Coding sequences within:
- the LOC132905525 gene encoding uncharacterized protein LOC132905525; this encodes MIVKNVIASVNLLLLFSVVGTQAIRCYQCSSDTDPKGEDLCGAYEKFDKDKNIAVDCNSEESYMPGTFCVKITRQSPRGFIWDGRWRQVIRRCSSVASTGVTGVCNWGVYENGVYWEECSCSENSCNAASTLSSFSIIILLSLPISIIIFSLR